Proteins from one Gossypium raimondii isolate GPD5lz chromosome 8, ASM2569854v1, whole genome shotgun sequence genomic window:
- the LOC105791160 gene encoding uncharacterized protein LOC105791160 isoform X2, producing MKSEEPNDSLDTFIRQAIGKEPLLSFSRAGDSSVQWIQLLHALDQQEIPGWPLLTPLKVQMQKCDKCSREFCSPINYRRHIRVHHRLKKLDKDSAKNRDLLAAFWGKLSEDEAKEVVSFKDVALEEVPGSSVIKSLTTLVKRPGFSALPQVCLRAGSALLDLVQARPSRFPISSEELFSILDDASEGTFLCGAAVSMQKYIFDGEAGKIGLDTKNLVACTSFLVEQKLVKAWLADKDAEALRCQKLLVEEEEAAHKRQVELLERKRQKKLRQKEQKAKELRPWEMEEALEPIPFPNPEEGVDYRVQTEFYNQYCEPGTSQNGERRVEQVDGCQRIVVARWKTPPKSQRVVLNGFHANQNSHGFKSGGTNKHETNRERIAAMGNSNKMWSRKSKAIDDGDSLQIKAGKQATNQPDQNKNPELVIGSISVPLGKNLAETHDRCPAECQTPKNNVQERFSKHDHVQIVANRSTIKFWRPVSRQERKSSLPVQNGIKEVEVIAENDGVQISSNESYRRSSAVDGSDGVLRMNLSSTLEESVQPGGLQFDSNAAKAFLAERWKEAVAGEHVTLVLSSNPKPPGCSGVEIDSSEKWMVKAGACEASTVGAAIAKYRTKPERGAKTKYIPKQRSAT from the exons ATGAAATCAGAGGAGCCAAATGATTCTTTGGACACTTTCATCAGACAAGCTATTGGAAAAGAGcctctcctttctttctctAGGGCTGGCGACAGCTCAGTCCAATGGATTCAATTACTGCATGCCTTAGATCAACAAG AAATCCCTGGATGGCCTTTACTCACTCCTCTGAAGGTGCAGATGCAAAAGTGTGATAAGTGTTCGCGAGAATTTTGTTCGCCCATTAACTATAGAAGGCATATACGTGTGCATCATAGGTTGAAAAAACTTGATAAG GATTCTGCTAAAAATAGGGACTTACTAGCGGCATTTTGGGGCAAG CTGTCGGAGGATGAGGCAAAGGAAGTTGTATCATTCAAGGATGTGGCATTGGAg GAAGTTCCAGGATCTTCAGTTATAAAATCATTGACAACACTTGTAAAGAGACCAGGGTTTTCGGCTTTGCCACAAGTTTGCTTGAGGGCAGGTTCTGCTCTACTG GACCTTGTCCAAGCTAGACCATCAAGGTTTCCAATATCTTCCGAAGAATTATTTAGTATCCTTGATGATGCAAGTGAAGGGACTTTCCTTTGTGGTGCAGCTGTATCGATGCAAAAGTATATTTTTGATGGGGAAGCGGGAAAGATTGGTCTCGACACCAAAAACTTGGTTGCTTGTACCAGCTTCTTGGTAGAACAGAAATTg GTTAAAGCATGGCTTGCAGATAAGGATGCCGAAGCATTGAGGTGTCAGAAGTTGCTAGTGGAAGAGGAAGAAGCTGCCCATAAGAG GCAAGTCGAGCTTCTTGAGAGAAAGAGACAGAAAAAACTTAGGCAGAAGGAGCAGAAAGCAAAGGAACTAAGACCCTGGGAGATGGAAGAAG CCCTAGAACCCATTCCTTTCCCCAACCCTGAGGAGGGTGTAGATTACAGAGTTCAGACGGAGTTTTACAATCAATATTGTGAGCCAGGAACTAGTCAGAATGGAGAAAGACGAGTAGAGCAAGTTGATGGATGTCAGCGAATAGTTGTTGCTCGATGGAAGACTCCACCCAAATCACAGCGAGTGGTGCTTAATGGTTTCCATGCTAACCAGAATTCTCATGGATTTAAATCTGGAGGCACGAATAAACATGAAACAAACAGGGAAAGGATTGCTGCAATGGgtaatagtaataaaatgtgGAGCCGAAAATCTAAAGCAATAGATGATGGGGATAGTTTGCAAATTAAAGCAGGGAAACAAGCTACAAATCAACCAGATCAGAATAAGAACCCAGAACTTGTAATTGGTTCTATATCTGTCCCACTTGGAAAGAATCTGGCTGAAACCCATGATAGGTGCCCTGCGGAGTGTCAAACACCAAAGAACAATGTTCAGGAGAGGTTCAGCAAACATGATCATGTTCAGATTGTTGCAAACCGATCAACCATTAAATTTTGGAGGCCAGTGAGTCGACAAGAACGAAAAAGTTCACTGCCAGTCCAAAATGGTATTAAAGAAGTTGAAGTGATTGCTGAAAATGATGGAGTCCAGATTTCATCCAATGAAAGCTATCGAAGGTCATCTGCAGTAGATGGTAGCGATGGTGTACTAAGAATGAATCTTTCTTCAACACTCGAGGAAAGCGTGCAACCAGGTGGCTTGCAGTTTGACAGCAATGCTGCCAAGGCTTTTCTTGCTGAGA GGTGGAAGGAGGCTGTTGCAGGAGAACATGTGACATTGGTTCTCTCCTCGAACCCTAAGCCTCCAGGGTGCTCAGGGGTTGAAATTGATTCATCAGAGAAGTGGATGGTCAAGGCAGGGGCCTGTGAGGCTTCTACTGTTGGGGCTGCAATAGCCAAGTACAGAACGAAGCCTGAAAGGGGTGCTAAAACAAAGTACATTCCAAAACAAAGGTCGGCAACCTAG
- the LOC105791160 gene encoding uncharacterized protein LOC105791160 isoform X1 codes for MKSEEPNDSLDTFIRQAIGKEPLLSFSRAGDSSVQWIQLLHALDQQEIPGWPLLTPLKVQMQKCDKCSREFCSPINYRRHIRVHHRLKKLDKDSAKNRDLLAAFWGKLSEDEAKEVVSFKDVALEEVPGSSVIKSLTTLVKRPGFSALPQVCLRAGSALLDLVQARPSRFPISSEELFSILDDASEGTFLCGAAVSMQKYIFDGEAGKIGLDTKNLVACTSFLVEQKLVKAWLADKDAEALRCQKLLVEEEEAAHKRQVELLERKRQKKLRQKEQKAKELRPWEMEEGKQNMDDSLEDNTPAETSSPKAVFDIDGQNAIISTDQLLPALEPIPFPNPEEGVDYRVQTEFYNQYCEPGTSQNGERRVEQVDGCQRIVVARWKTPPKSQRVVLNGFHANQNSHGFKSGGTNKHETNRERIAAMGNSNKMWSRKSKAIDDGDSLQIKAGKQATNQPDQNKNPELVIGSISVPLGKNLAETHDRCPAECQTPKNNVQERFSKHDHVQIVANRSTIKFWRPVSRQERKSSLPVQNGIKEVEVIAENDGVQISSNESYRRSSAVDGSDGVLRMNLSSTLEESVQPGGLQFDSNAAKAFLAERWKEAVAGEHVTLVLSSNPKPPGCSGVEIDSSEKWMVKAGACEASTVGAAIAKYRTKPERGAKTKYIPKQRSAT; via the exons ATGAAATCAGAGGAGCCAAATGATTCTTTGGACACTTTCATCAGACAAGCTATTGGAAAAGAGcctctcctttctttctctAGGGCTGGCGACAGCTCAGTCCAATGGATTCAATTACTGCATGCCTTAGATCAACAAG AAATCCCTGGATGGCCTTTACTCACTCCTCTGAAGGTGCAGATGCAAAAGTGTGATAAGTGTTCGCGAGAATTTTGTTCGCCCATTAACTATAGAAGGCATATACGTGTGCATCATAGGTTGAAAAAACTTGATAAG GATTCTGCTAAAAATAGGGACTTACTAGCGGCATTTTGGGGCAAG CTGTCGGAGGATGAGGCAAAGGAAGTTGTATCATTCAAGGATGTGGCATTGGAg GAAGTTCCAGGATCTTCAGTTATAAAATCATTGACAACACTTGTAAAGAGACCAGGGTTTTCGGCTTTGCCACAAGTTTGCTTGAGGGCAGGTTCTGCTCTACTG GACCTTGTCCAAGCTAGACCATCAAGGTTTCCAATATCTTCCGAAGAATTATTTAGTATCCTTGATGATGCAAGTGAAGGGACTTTCCTTTGTGGTGCAGCTGTATCGATGCAAAAGTATATTTTTGATGGGGAAGCGGGAAAGATTGGTCTCGACACCAAAAACTTGGTTGCTTGTACCAGCTTCTTGGTAGAACAGAAATTg GTTAAAGCATGGCTTGCAGATAAGGATGCCGAAGCATTGAGGTGTCAGAAGTTGCTAGTGGAAGAGGAAGAAGCTGCCCATAAGAG GCAAGTCGAGCTTCTTGAGAGAAAGAGACAGAAAAAACTTAGGCAGAAGGAGCAGAAAGCAAAGGAACTAAGACCCTGGGAGATGGAAGAAGGTAAGCAGAACATGGATGATTCATTGGAGGATAACACCCCCGCTGAAACATCCAGCCCTAAAGCTGTTTTTGATATTGatggacaaaatgcaatcataTCAACAGATCAACTTCTTCCAGCCCTAGAACCCATTCCTTTCCCCAACCCTGAGGAGGGTGTAGATTACAGAGTTCAGACGGAGTTTTACAATCAATATTGTGAGCCAGGAACTAGTCAGAATGGAGAAAGACGAGTAGAGCAAGTTGATGGATGTCAGCGAATAGTTGTTGCTCGATGGAAGACTCCACCCAAATCACAGCGAGTGGTGCTTAATGGTTTCCATGCTAACCAGAATTCTCATGGATTTAAATCTGGAGGCACGAATAAACATGAAACAAACAGGGAAAGGATTGCTGCAATGGgtaatagtaataaaatgtgGAGCCGAAAATCTAAAGCAATAGATGATGGGGATAGTTTGCAAATTAAAGCAGGGAAACAAGCTACAAATCAACCAGATCAGAATAAGAACCCAGAACTTGTAATTGGTTCTATATCTGTCCCACTTGGAAAGAATCTGGCTGAAACCCATGATAGGTGCCCTGCGGAGTGTCAAACACCAAAGAACAATGTTCAGGAGAGGTTCAGCAAACATGATCATGTTCAGATTGTTGCAAACCGATCAACCATTAAATTTTGGAGGCCAGTGAGTCGACAAGAACGAAAAAGTTCACTGCCAGTCCAAAATGGTATTAAAGAAGTTGAAGTGATTGCTGAAAATGATGGAGTCCAGATTTCATCCAATGAAAGCTATCGAAGGTCATCTGCAGTAGATGGTAGCGATGGTGTACTAAGAATGAATCTTTCTTCAACACTCGAGGAAAGCGTGCAACCAGGTGGCTTGCAGTTTGACAGCAATGCTGCCAAGGCTTTTCTTGCTGAGA GGTGGAAGGAGGCTGTTGCAGGAGAACATGTGACATTGGTTCTCTCCTCGAACCCTAAGCCTCCAGGGTGCTCAGGGGTTGAAATTGATTCATCAGAGAAGTGGATGGTCAAGGCAGGGGCCTGTGAGGCTTCTACTGTTGGGGCTGCAATAGCCAAGTACAGAACGAAGCCTGAAAGGGGTGCTAAAACAAAGTACATTCCAAAACAAAGGTCGGCAACCTAG